GAAGTATTCGACTCTACTGGTCAGCGTATACGTCCACTGGGTACACCAGCAACTGGACAGCCCGGCGCAGAAGCTCCAAAACCATTCAAATTCCATCGGTGGTTTCAGGAAAGCGGAAGCCCAGGTGACGACTTGAAACAGGTTCCCTTTGGAGCATTGACACACCTCTTCCTGTGGGACAATCGTCCACCGGTCTCCGATATCACACGTTTGGTAAAGTCAGGTGTACCGTCAGCTGAAGAATGCCAATTCTTGGAAGGCAACAAGAATGCGACGTTCGGCATTGAATATCGATCCTATGCTCCAGACCAACGTTGCCTTTATGATCAGGACATTAATTGGTTGCGTGGTTTGAACGGAAGTTCAGCGAATGGAGGAGTTGGCACACTCGCAACTCCTGCGCCACCAGTTAACGTTGGGCAGCCAATGGCTGGTCCCGGACTAAGCGGAACAAATACTTTTGAACTAATGTTGACACGCTTAGACCCGCCTAACCAGCCGACTGTTCTAGATAAGTGTTCGTTCGCTGTAACTTTGACTACGTGGTCGAAGACTACTGATGGACAAACTCATTATCCTTATCCTTATACTCAAGAAACGGCAGCATTCGCATTAGAAATTCATGGAAACTAAAACTGTTATCGTTCGAGAATGCAATGGGTGAAGATAGCATCTGGTTGAAATTTGTTCTTGCAAGTCTCGCGACCTGGCGGATTACGCATCTTCTAGTAAACGAAGACGGCCCAGCGGACATTTTCTACCGATTACGAATCAGGCTAGGACGTGTCGCTATAGGTAAGTTGATTGATTGTTTTCACTGTCTTAGCTTCTGGGTTGCAGCACCCATTGCATTCTTTGTTTCGCAGAAACCTGTAATTGTCCTGTTCACATGGCTAGCACTTTCCGGTGCGGCTTGTCTTTTGGAGCGTATCGGTCAGAAGCCAGTTATCATCCAGCCGATGGATCAAGAAAATGAGGGAGAGATTGATTATGGGATGTTGCGGTCAAAAACGAATGAGCCTCCAAACGGTGACTTCGTCAGCACTTCATCAAACGATGCAAAATAGCACAAGGAATATTGGTCATAGTTCAGTCAATTTGCGATATTCGGAAAGCTCCCCAATATCGGTCCGCGGTCCGGCAACTGGGCAAACCTACCAATTTTCCAGGCTTCTCCCAATTCAATCCGTGGATCTACGTGATGCACAGTTTCTTCTGCAGCTCCGTATTTTCCGCCGGCACTTGTGAAAACTCCAATCTTATTTTTGATTGTACAAATCTGATACATCCTCAGCCTTCCGTTGGTACACACATATATATAGGATAGGTTTAATTACAAGGAGGTAGGCCAGCGGCTTTCAAAAAGTCAGTGAAATCATAAAGTTCCGCATGTCTTCCGCCAGATTTGTCGGGGTCGCTTTGTGCTACTAAGAGTCCACCAGGAAAATCCGGCAATGGTTTTGTTTCTAGCGCAATTCCATCTGTCCGGCTCGCTCTTCCCTGCACCATTGCAAGATGTCGAAATGACTCCCTGTCAAAAAATTCAAACTCTGTAACAGAGCGCTGGTCCGAAACAATGTAGTATCCGCTCGAACGACAATCTGCTAAAACACTCCCTTCAACATCGGCCTGAAAATGCCCTTTACCAAAACTGCTTAGATATTTTCCTTCCATGTCATACACTTTCACATCACGCGCATTTTCATCTGCTACCAGCACACGACCTTTTTCTGAATCTACCATTACTGTTTCTTGACCAACTGTAAGTTCTTTTCCAAATTTTCTGTCAGCATCACCAGTAATTTTTCCATCCTCTTCGCGAATCTTAAACCGTATTACCTTTGCATCATCTTTACCTTCTTTCGGAACGACATATACAAAAATGGCGCCATCAGACTCACGCTTGTAAGTGCTAATTCCCATTGGACGCTGAAGGTCTTTTGCAAAAGTCCCAGCACGTTGAAAATCAGGAACTGTGAAAACATGAATTGCATTTCCATCGCGATCAGTTACGAACACTAGATCTTTACCTGACAAAAATGGAGAGTTCTGAACGATCGAAATTCCGTTAGGACGGCTCATCCCTTCAACACGAGTCACCAGTGGGACGTTACGTTCAGCACGAAACACAAGCATGCTTCCGCTCCCCTTTTCGCTTAATAGAATCAGGCTTTCCGAAGGATTGCTCGCTATCCATATTGCAGGCGAGTCCACATTTTTTCCGGGCTGAGTCATACTTCTTGGCTGCAACACGTTTGCAAGAGACTGTTTCTCATTTTCTGCATGTTTTTTGTTCTCGCAACCGAACGCAAAATAAAACAACGCTAGCGACATTAGAACAACAATCAATTGCCTGGTCATTTCATTTTTACAAATTTTTTGCAGCTTAGTCATCTTCTAGCAGCTCCGATAAACGGACGCGTCGATATCCCGGAGGCGGCGTAGTTCCAACTGCTTCGAAAACCACCACTTCCTGTTTTATAAAGCGCTTCGGTTTGATATGGTTAGCCCGCAACCAATCAACCTCAAAGGCTTCAGCGTAGTACGATGCAATCTCTTCATCTTCAAAAATAAGCGATGCATCTCGATTCAGCGTGACGCCAGGCTTACTCCAGTTAT
This window of the bacterium genome carries:
- a CDS encoding phytase, with the protein product MTKLQKICKNEMTRQLIVVLMSLALFYFAFGCENKKHAENEKQSLANVLQPRSMTQPGKNVDSPAIWIASNPSESLILLSEKGSGSMLVFRAERNVPLVTRVEGMSRPNGISIVQNSPFLSGKDLVFVTDRDGNAIHVFTVPDFQRAGTFAKDLQRPMGISTYKRESDGAIFVYVVPKEGKDDAKVIRFKIREEDGKITGDADRKFGKELTVGQETVMVDSEKGRVLVADENARDVKVYDMEGKYLSSFGKGHFQADVEGSVLADCRSSGYYIVSDQRSVTEFEFFDRESFRHLAMVQGRASRTDGIALETKPLPDFPGGLLVAQSDPDKSGGRHAELYDFTDFLKAAGLPPCN
- a CDS encoding DUF1360 domain-containing protein is translated as MGEDSIWLKFVLASLATWRITHLLVNEDGPADIFYRLRIRLGRVAIGKLIDCFHCLSFWVAAPIAFFVSQKPVIVLFTWLALSGAACLLERIGQKPVIIQPMDQENEGEIDYGMLRSKTNEPPNGDFVSTSSNDAK